A single region of the Streptomyces sp. NBC_01381 genome encodes:
- the trpS gene encoding tryptophan--tRNA ligase, giving the protein MQHLPRVLSGIQPTAGSFHLGNYLGAVRQWVALQESHDAFYMVVDLHAITMPQDPAELRANTRLAAAQLLAAGLDPERCTLFVQSHVPEHAQLAWIMNCLTGFGEASRMTQFKDKSAKQGADRASVGLFTYPVLQVADILLYQANQVPVGEDQRQHIELTRDLAERFNGRFGETFTVPAAYILKETAKIYDLQDPSIKMSKSASAPKGLINLLDEPKATAKKVKSAVTDTDTVVRYDTENKPGVSNLLTIYSTLTGTGIPELEQKYVGKGYGALKTDLAEVMVEFVTPFRDRTQAYLDDPETLDSILAKGAEKARAVAAETLAQAYDKVGFLPAKH; this is encoded by the coding sequence ATGCAGCATCTTCCTCGTGTGCTCTCCGGAATCCAGCCCACCGCGGGCTCGTTCCACCTCGGCAACTACCTCGGCGCGGTCCGCCAGTGGGTGGCGCTGCAGGAGTCCCACGACGCCTTCTACATGGTGGTGGACCTGCACGCGATCACGATGCCGCAGGACCCGGCCGAGCTGCGTGCCAACACCCGCCTCGCCGCCGCCCAGCTGCTTGCCGCGGGACTCGACCCGGAGCGCTGCACCCTCTTCGTCCAGAGCCATGTCCCCGAGCACGCCCAGCTCGCCTGGATCATGAACTGCCTCACCGGCTTCGGCGAGGCCTCGCGCATGACGCAGTTCAAGGACAAGTCCGCCAAGCAGGGTGCGGACCGCGCCTCCGTGGGCCTCTTCACGTACCCGGTCCTCCAGGTCGCGGACATCCTGCTCTACCAGGCCAACCAGGTCCCGGTCGGCGAGGACCAGCGCCAGCACATCGAGCTCACCCGTGACCTGGCCGAGCGCTTCAACGGCCGCTTCGGCGAGACGTTCACCGTTCCGGCGGCGTACATCCTCAAGGAGACGGCGAAGATCTACGACCTTCAGGACCCGTCGATCAAGATGAGCAAGTCGGCGTCCGCTCCCAAGGGCCTGATCAACCTCCTCGATGAGCCCAAGGCCACCGCCAAGAAGGTCAAGAGCGCGGTCACCGACACAGACACGGTCGTGCGCTACGACACCGAGAACAAGCCGGGTGTCAGCAACCTCCTGACCATCTACTCGACGCTTACGGGGACCGGTATTCCGGAACTGGAGCAGAAGTACGTCGGCAAGGGCTACGGTGCGCTGAAGACCGACCTCGCCGAGGTCATGGTCGAGTTCGTGACCCCCTTCCGGGACCGCACCCAGGCCTACCTGGACGACCCGGAGACGCTGGACTCGATCCTGGCCAAGGGCGCGGAGAAGGCGCGTGCCGTGGCCGCGGAGACTCTCGCCCAGGCGTACGACAAGGTGGGCTTCCTGCCCGCCAAGCACTGA
- a CDS encoding 2'-5' RNA ligase family protein, with product MGTVTIGVSIAVPEPHGSLLQERRAGFGDPAAHGIPTHVTLLPPTEVDASALPAVEAHLVAVAAAGRPFPMRLSGTGTFRPLSPVVFIQVVAGGSACGWLQERVRDASGPIERELQFPYHPHVTVAHGISEEAMDRAYTELADYEAEWPCTGFALYEQGADGVWRKLREFVFGGGGPLVPPQAAAPAAHGALPAR from the coding sequence GTGGGGACCGTAACGATCGGTGTTTCGATCGCGGTCCCGGAGCCACACGGCAGCCTGCTCCAGGAGCGGCGCGCGGGCTTCGGGGACCCCGCGGCGCACGGCATTCCCACCCACGTCACGCTGCTCCCGCCGACCGAGGTGGACGCGTCGGCGCTGCCCGCGGTCGAGGCGCATCTGGTGGCCGTCGCGGCCGCCGGGCGCCCCTTCCCGATGCGGCTCTCCGGGACGGGCACGTTCCGTCCGCTGTCGCCCGTCGTCTTCATCCAGGTGGTGGCGGGCGGCTCGGCCTGCGGATGGCTCCAGGAGCGCGTCAGGGACGCCTCCGGGCCCATCGAGCGCGAGCTGCAGTTCCCGTACCACCCGCACGTCACGGTGGCGCACGGCATCTCCGAAGAGGCCATGGACCGGGCGTACACAGAGCTCGCCGACTACGAGGCCGAGTGGCCCTGCACCGGATTCGCGCTCTACGAACAGGGTGCCGACGGAGTCTGGCGCAAGCTGCGCGAGTTCGTCTTCGGAGGGGGCGGCCCCCTCGTGCCTCCGCAGGCGGCGGCCCCGGCCGCGCACGGCGCGCTGCCCGCCCGCTGA